A portion of the Acidobacteriota bacterium genome contains these proteins:
- a CDS encoding serine/threonine protein kinase, which produces MSSTLYRQIGPFTIERPIGHGGMASVFLARDTRNGAVAALKVVHVSSDEEAQEVLQSEQRGAELQQRFASMSRFVPKVYDSGFASDYFYISMEYIEGEDLSQAIHRGPLPWKRAVAITSQLCEFLEEADRFETDASSRRVLLHNDLKPRNIRLVPGDGIKVLDFGAAKSLSLSRKVTRNDFGSTAYLSPECLESGDRDLHSDAWALGVLLYEMIRGRQPFRADDTRRLEQLIRSKRPPETIGGDCPEALEAVVTKLLAPEPSDRYYSPADIRADLARADAGEPTVALQEGWLTKVHDEPPTRRTRREPEGDEPPTRRTNPAIPVAPVPVVAAAEPAVRPRRRFRRTLARALVVLAIVMAVNESCVSSKASRLANTVPLHDFAGLAAVWPRYESLRSSSFLGGAGTNRLRAALVSQTMVLAERVMSNYRTPVPTVRETQWKAAREALARAVAVAPGERSLRAALQYCDGHLLRINGEAHKARGRTDSAQRDFTGAIVAFREAAAIRSNWPDPFLGLARTFIYGLEDVDRGADALKQAEKLGHHPGERETTQLADGYRARAESFSRTAQTLKGMPQERDYLSRASDAFREALTRYGTVAGFANVAQSLRDTQRRLDRVEERLAELSKFEGGWTWE; this is translated from the coding sequence ATGAGCTCCACGCTTTATCGCCAGATCGGTCCCTTCACGATCGAGCGGCCCATCGGCCACGGTGGCATGGCGTCCGTGTTTCTTGCACGCGACACCAGGAATGGCGCCGTGGCTGCGCTGAAGGTCGTTCACGTCTCGAGCGACGAAGAAGCGCAGGAGGTGCTGCAGTCCGAACAACGTGGGGCGGAGCTTCAGCAGCGGTTTGCCTCGATGAGCCGGTTTGTCCCAAAGGTCTACGACTCAGGATTCGCCTCCGACTATTTCTACATTTCGATGGAATACATCGAGGGAGAGGACCTGTCGCAGGCGATCCACCGCGGGCCGCTGCCCTGGAAACGCGCCGTCGCGATCACGAGTCAACTCTGTGAGTTCCTGGAGGAAGCGGATCGGTTTGAGACGGACGCCTCGTCTCGTCGCGTGCTGCTGCACAACGACCTCAAGCCGCGCAATATCAGGCTTGTGCCTGGCGATGGCATCAAAGTCCTGGACTTTGGCGCCGCGAAATCCCTGTCCCTGAGCCGCAAGGTGACCCGAAACGACTTCGGCAGCACCGCGTACTTGTCGCCGGAGTGCCTGGAGAGCGGCGACCGCGATCTGCATTCCGATGCGTGGGCTCTTGGAGTCTTGCTCTACGAAATGATCCGCGGCCGCCAGCCCTTCCGCGCGGACGACACGCGGCGCCTGGAGCAACTGATTCGCTCCAAGCGGCCACCTGAAACCATCGGCGGCGATTGCCCCGAGGCGCTTGAGGCGGTGGTCACCAAACTGCTCGCGCCGGAACCGTCGGATCGGTACTACAGCCCCGCCGACATTCGTGCCGATCTCGCCAGGGCCGATGCCGGCGAGCCGACCGTGGCTCTGCAGGAAGGCTGGCTCACCAAGGTGCATGACGAGCCGCCGACCAGGCGGACGCGTCGCGAGCCTGAAGGAGACGAGCCGCCCACCAGGCGGACGAATCCTGCGATTCCGGTCGCGCCTGTTCCAGTTGTCGCAGCCGCCGAGCCGGCCGTCCGGCCCCGCCGGCGGTTTCGTCGGACCCTCGCCAGGGCGCTGGTCGTGCTGGCCATCGTCATGGCGGTGAATGAGAGTTGCGTGTCGTCAAAAGCCAGTCGCCTGGCCAACACCGTTCCGTTGCATGATTTTGCCGGGCTTGCCGCCGTCTGGCCCAGGTACGAATCACTGCGGAGTTCGAGTTTCCTTGGCGGCGCAGGCACGAACCGCCTTCGAGCCGCGCTGGTGAGCCAGACGATGGTGCTGGCGGAGCGGGTGATGTCGAACTATCGAACGCCGGTGCCGACGGTTCGCGAGACGCAGTGGAAGGCCGCACGTGAAGCGCTGGCGCGTGCCGTGGCTGTGGCGCCTGGCGAACGGTCCCTTCGTGCCGCGTTGCAGTACTGCGACGGACATCTGCTCCGGATCAACGGTGAAGCCCACAAGGCACGAGGACGCACAGACAGCGCGCAGCGGGATTTCACTGGCGCGATCGTGGCATTCAGGGAGGCCGCGGCCATTCGATCGAATTGGCCGGACCCCTTCCTGGGGCTCGCGCGCACATTCATCTATGGCCTCGAAGATGTGGACCGCGGAGCCGATGCCCTGAAGCAAGCTGAGAAACTCGGTCATCACCCTGGGGAGCGCGAAACCACCCAGCTCGCCGATGGCTACCGCGCGCGTGCCGAATCGTTTTCCCGGACGGCGCAGACGCTCAAGGGCATGCCGCAGGAACGTGACTATCTCTCACGGGCGTCGGACGCGTTCCGTGAAGCGCTCACGCGGTACGGCACGGTGGCGGGATTTGCCAATGTCGCACAAAGCCTGCGCGACACGCAGAGGCGTCTGGACCGTGTCGAAGAGCGACTGGCCGAACTGTCGAAGTTTGAGGGAGGCTGGACGTGGGAGTAA
- a CDS encoding protein phosphatase 2C domain-containing protein: MRFRSAGLTDVGSQRLVNEDRFHADSTRGLFIVVDGVGGQAAGGRAADLALDVIRGRLTSVRAPSAAGIREAITAANNEVLRQADARPEWNGMACVLTVAMIDGDRALAGHVGDTRLYKVHAGKLQKITADHSPVGEREDAGELSEVEAMQHPRRNEVYRDVGSEQHEPGDTDFVEVHETTWEPDAALLLCSDGLTDLVASDAILGVIRRYAGHPDQVAHQLVKAANDAGGKDNITVVYVEGDQFAQAGSAVPSRSRRRLLHLTSWLLIVIALAAAWRSAGYPVPAALEHALAPSSANLILVRAGESIGAALADAVPGTTVMVEPGEYRERLTLKNGVRLLSRDSRGATLRLPSTATDEDVAVTAADVTDAEFTGFRIVGDAASPLGVGVLVRSAGVRLIDIEVVGAARVAVDIGAGDNVMLLTSEIHDNPGAGLALRRDSSPLIAHNEFSGNGSSEQASSALVIESGARPLLQRNVFRQLDPLSIAGIDTAFRAQIRKSNVFPDAPPIATGRAGGRGRGAK, encoded by the coding sequence GTGAGGTTCCGCTCGGCCGGCCTGACGGATGTCGGCTCTCAGCGCCTCGTCAACGAGGATCGCTTTCACGCCGACTCCACTCGCGGCCTCTTCATCGTCGTGGACGGCGTCGGCGGACAGGCCGCCGGTGGCCGCGCCGCCGACCTGGCGCTCGATGTCATTCGTGGGCGGTTGACGTCAGTCCGGGCGCCCAGCGCCGCCGGGATTCGGGAAGCGATTACCGCCGCCAACAACGAAGTGCTCCGTCAGGCGGACGCGCGACCGGAGTGGAATGGCATGGCGTGTGTCCTTACGGTGGCCATGATTGATGGCGACCGCGCGCTCGCGGGCCATGTTGGCGACACACGCCTCTACAAAGTGCATGCCGGTAAACTCCAGAAGATTACTGCAGACCATTCACCCGTCGGCGAGCGCGAAGACGCGGGAGAGCTTTCCGAAGTTGAAGCCATGCAGCACCCGCGGCGCAACGAGGTGTATCGAGACGTCGGATCGGAACAGCATGAACCCGGCGACACCGACTTCGTGGAGGTCCACGAAACGACCTGGGAACCCGATGCGGCCCTGCTCCTCTGCAGCGATGGGTTGACTGACCTGGTCGCCTCGGACGCGATCCTGGGCGTCATCCGAAGGTATGCCGGCCATCCCGATCAGGTTGCGCACCAACTGGTCAAGGCTGCCAATGACGCCGGTGGCAAAGACAACATCACGGTGGTGTACGTCGAAGGCGACCAGTTTGCGCAAGCGGGATCGGCAGTTCCGTCCCGATCCCGAAGACGACTGCTCCACCTGACCTCGTGGCTGCTCATCGTCATCGCCCTTGCGGCTGCCTGGCGATCAGCGGGGTATCCCGTACCCGCCGCGCTCGAACACGCGCTCGCGCCTTCGTCTGCGAATCTGATTCTGGTCAGGGCTGGTGAATCGATCGGAGCAGCGCTTGCCGACGCCGTGCCTGGAACCACGGTGATGGTTGAACCGGGAGAATACCGCGAGCGTCTCACCTTGAAGAATGGCGTTCGCCTTCTCAGCCGCGACTCAAGGGGGGCCACCCTGCGTCTGCCCAGCACCGCAACGGATGAGGACGTGGCGGTCACGGCAGCCGACGTGACAGACGCTGAGTTCACAGGTTTCCGGATCGTCGGCGATGCGGCTTCCCCTCTGGGCGTTGGCGTGCTGGTTCGATCGGCCGGCGTCAGGCTTATCGACATTGAAGTGGTGGGCGCCGCAAGAGTCGCGGTGGACATCGGGGCCGGGGATAACGTCATGCTGCTCACCAGCGAGATTCACGACAATCCCGGAGCCGGACTGGCGCTGCGACGGGATTCGTCGCCTCTGATTGCTCACAACGAGTTTTCCGGGAACGGGTCCTCCGAGCAGGCATCGTCCGCGCTGGTGATCGAATCGGGCGCGCGGCCGCTCCTTCAGCGTAACGTCTTCCGCCAACTGGATCCGCTGTCGATTGCCGGCATCGACACCGCCTTTCGCGCGCAGATCAGGAAATCGAATGTCTTTCCGGATGCGCCTCCCATAGCGACCGGCAGAGCTGGCGGCCGAGGACGCGGCGCCAAATGA